A stretch of DNA from bacterium:
CCGCCATCCGCCGGCGCCGCATCAAGGGATCGAGGCGCCGATCGGTGAAACGCGGTCCATGCCCACGGCCCCCGCCGGCGATGCGTTCGCCCTGCTCGTCTCCGACTTTCTCGCGTCGCTCTACGAGGCCCACCCCACCCTGGCCGCGTCGCTCGGCCTGCACGCCTACGACGGCCGCGTCCCGGACCTCAGCGAGCGGGCGCGCGCGGACCGGACCTCCGCCCTGCGCACGCAGGCCGCCCGCGCCGCGGCCATCCCGGATGCCGCCCTCCCGGCCGACGACCGGCACGACGCGACCCTGCTGCGGCTCGCGATCGACGAAGAGATCTTCGAGCTCGAGGCGCTCCGCGACGTGGAGCGCAACCCGCTCGCATACGCCGGGGCAGTCGACGTCAGCAGTTACGTGAAACGCGACTATGCGCCGCTTGAGCAACGGATCACCGCGCTCGCAGAGCATCTGCGTCGGATTCCCGAGGTCCTGGCGACCGCCCGCGCCACGCTGCGCCCGCCGCTGCCGCGGCCGTTTGTGGACACGGCCATCGACGTCTACGAGGGCACCGTCGCCTACCACGAGAGCGACCTGACGGCGGCCGCGCGCGCCGCCGGCCCGGGCGACGTGTGGACGGCCTTCGAACGCGGAAACGCCGCGGCGCTCGCCGCGCTGCGGACCTTTCTGCAGTACCTCGCCGACCAACAGCCCCGCGCGGGCGACGAGTTTGCGATCGGCGAGGAGCGCTTCCGCATGATGCTGCGGACCGGCGAGATGGTAGACCTGGATCTCGACCGGCTGCTGGAGATCGGCCGCCGCGACCTCGACGAGAACACGCAGCGGCTCCGCGCGGCCTGCGAAGCCGCTGCACCCGGTCTGGCGGTGCGTGACGCGATCAAACGGCAGGGCGCCGATCACCCTCCGGCCGACCGGCTGATCGAGGAGGCGGCGCGCGTCCTCGACGAGTTGAGGGCCTTCGTCGAGGCCCGGGGAATCGTGACGATTCCGTCCGACGTGCCGTGCCGTGTCGAGCCGACCCCGCCGTTCCTGCGCTGGGCGTTCGCCATGATGGACACCGCCGGCCCGTTCGAGCCGTCGTCGGACTCGTTCTACTACGTGACGCCGCCCGAGCCCGGGTGGACCGCGGCGCAGACCGAAGAGTGGCTCACCAAGTTCGACTACGCGACGCTCCGCGACGTCGGCGTCCATGAAGTCTATCCCGGCCACTACGTGCACTTCCTTCACGTCCGGCGCCTCGGCCGGCCGCTCCGTCAGGTCCTGACGAGTTACGCGTTCGTCGAAGGGTGGGCGCACGATTGCGAGGCGGTAATGCTGGAACAGGGCTTCCGGCCGGACGACGCGGCGCTCCGGATTGCGCAGCTCGCCGAGGCCCTGCTCCGCGACGTCCGCTTCATCGCGGCGATCGAAATGCACACGCGCGGCATGCGGGTCGAAGATGCGGCCGCGCTCTTCGTGGACCACGCGTACCTCGAGCCGCTGCCGGCCGAAAAAGAAGCCGTGCGTGGCACCTTCGACCCCGGATACCTCAATTACACGCTCGGCAAGCTGATGGTGCGGCGCCTGCGGGACGATGCACGCGCACAGGCGGGCGGCGGATTCGACCTCCGCGCCTTCCACGACGCCCTGCTGGGCCTCGGCGCGCCGCCTGTGCCGCTGGCCCGGCGGACCCTTCTCGGCGATGCGGCGGGCGTGCTGCCGGATTAAGTCTAGGCGTCAATCAGGAGCCGGGCCACCTCCGCTCGGGGACGCCCGGCTTCCGTCCGGCGGGTTGCCGCTCTCGCGCTGCGCCTTCATCGCCTCCGCCTTCGCTTTCGCGGCGGCGATTTTTTCCTCGCGGCTCACCTCGGCGGGAGGTCCCGCGTCAGACGGGGCGGAGGTCCCGGCGCCGGGGGCCGTTTGGGACGCGCCGGCCGCCGGAACCCCGGACGGGGCGCCCGGGCCCCCGTCAGGGGGTTTGGCCGCGGGGGGCGCGGTCGCACGGGGTGCGGCCGCCGCGGGCGGCTTTTCTCCGAGGAACTCGGCGCGCAGGTACTGCTCCACGGCGCGGCGGATCCGTTCCAACTGCTCGGTCTTCCCGCCCCGCGCATCCGCAACCCAGGCCTTGTCGACCCGGTACGTCACCAGGCGCGGGCCCTGCGCGAAGTGCACGAGAAAGTGATCCATCGAATCCTGCAGGACCACGATCTTGACCGGCAGCCGAAGCGACGCCGCGATGCGGGAGACTTCGCCGAAGACCCACTCCTGCGCTTCGGTCCGCGCGGACCCCGGCAGCGTCTCGGCGACCGACTGCCCCGCGAGAGGGTTGGTCGGCCGCAGTCGCGCCTTTCCCCGGGCCACCCATTGCTTGTTGACCTTGTCGATCAGTTCATCCTTGACGTCGGCCAGCGCGACGGCGATGGAGAAGATCCAGATGACGAAGATCGCGAAGCTCAAAGACCAGTAAGTCAAGAACCTGCTCACGTCGGATCAGTCCCTCCCAAGGGCGTCGTGTCGTCGCGGGTCACGCCGGGCCGGTCCGCCGTCCCGAAGAATCGTGGACCGGCGAAACCTCAAAATTATTGGCCCCGGCGCCGGGTCCCTCCTCTTCCATGCCGAGCGCCCGCGCGACCGCGGCGCGCGCGGCCCGGAGCGCCCGGGCACGGTGACTGAGCCGGTTCTTCACTTCGAGCGGCACCTCGGCCATGGTCCGTTCCTCACCGGCGGGCGCGAAAATCGGGTCGTACCCGAAGCCGCCCGCGCCCCGCGGCCGTTCGACGATCACACCCTCGCAGGCGCCTTCGAACGTCTGTACCGTCCCGTCGGGCGTCGCGACCGCGACGGCGGCCCGGTAGCGGGCCGTGCGCCGCGCGGCCGGCAGACCGGCCAGCAGCGCGAGCACGTGGGCGTTGCGTTCCGCGTCGGACGCGACGTCCCCGAGCAGCCGGCGCGACCGCACGCCCGGCGCACCGCCGAGGGCGTCGATTTCCACGCCGGAATCGTCCGCGAGCGCCGGCAGGCCCGTGGCCCGCGCCACGGCGACGGCCTTGCTCGCCGCGTTGTCGGCGTACGTCTCGCCGTCTTCGGGCAGCGCGCCGAGCGCCGGCCACTCCCCGAGGTCCGCGAAGCGCGTGCCGAGACCGGCGTAGATCGCCGCGATCTCGCGTATCTTCCCGGGATTGCGAGTCGCCAGCACAAGCCGGGGTCGGGGTCGGACGCGGCCGCCGGCGCCGGTCACAACGCGGTCAGCACGTCGGCGAGCGCGTCGCGCTGGCGCGCGATGAGGGTCACGATGCCCCGCTCGGCGAGCTGCATGAGCGACGCGGCCTCGGCCTTCGTGAAGGGACCTCCCTCGCCGGTGCCCTGGAGCTCGACGAACTTGCCCGATTCCGTCATGACGATGTTCATGTCCACCCGCGCCCGCGAGTCTTCCTCATAGGTCAGGTCGAGGATGGAGCCCCCGTCCACGATGCCGACGCTTGTGGCGGCGAGAAATTCGCGGACCGGCACACGCGGCAGCGCCCCCGTACGACGGAGGAGCGTGAGCGCATCCACAAGCGCGACGAACGCGCCGGTGATCGCCGCGGTGCGCGTCCCGCCGTCGGCCTGGAGGACGTCGCAGTCCAGCGTCACGGTGCGCTCGCCAAGCCGCTCCAGCTCCACGACCGCCCGCAGCGACCGCCCGATAAGCCGCTGGATTTCGTGCACCCGGCCGCCGGTGCGATCGCCACGGGGCGTGCGCTCCTGCGTCGAGCGGGGCAGCATTCCGTACTCCGCCGTGATCCACCCCTGGCCGGTGCCCCGCAAAAACGGCGGCACCCGCTCCTCCACCGACGCCGTGCAGAGCACCCGGGTCTCGCCGAGCTGCACGAGCACGGAGCCCTCGGCGAATTTCGTGTACTTGCGCGTCAGGGTCAGTGCGCGGAGTTGATCCGGCTGGCGGCCGTCGCGGCGCGACATCAGGCTTTCACGGTTCGTGCCGCCGGCGAAGCCTTCCTGGTGCGGACCGGGCCGGCTTACGGCGCGCGTCCGGCCGACGCCTGCACGAACGCGGCAATCGCCCGCGCGATCGCGCCGGCGAGGCGCCGCTGGACGGCGGGGTCGCGCAGCATCGCCTCCTCCGGCGGGTTGGTGATAAACAACGTTTCGACGAGGACCGCG
This window harbors:
- the rph gene encoding ribonuclease PH — translated: MSRRDGRQPDQLRALTLTRKYTKFAEGSVLVQLGETRVLCTASVEERVPPFLRGTGQGWITAEYGMLPRSTQERTPRGDRTGGRVHEIQRLIGRSLRAVVELERLGERTVTLDCDVLQADGGTRTAAITGAFVALVDALTLLRRTGALPRVPVREFLAATSVGIVDGGSILDLTYEEDSRARVDMNIVMTESGKFVELQGTGEGGPFTKAEAASLMQLAERGIVTLIARQRDALADVLTAL
- the rdgB gene encoding RdgB/HAM1 family non-canonical purine NTP pyrophosphatase is translated as MLATRNPGKIREIAAIYAGLGTRFADLGEWPALGALPEDGETYADNAASKAVAVARATGLPALADDSGVEIDALGGAPGVRSRRLLGDVASDAERNAHVLALLAGLPAARRTARYRAAVAVATPDGTVQTFEGACEGVIVERPRGAGGFGYDPIFAPAGEERTMAEVPLEVKNRLSHRARALRAARAAVARALGMEEEGPGAGANNFEVSPVHDSSGRRTGPA
- a CDS encoding DUF885 domain-containing protein — protein: MPTAPAGDAFALLVSDFLASLYEAHPTLAASLGLHAYDGRVPDLSERARADRTSALRTQAARAAAIPDAALPADDRHDATLLRLAIDEEIFELEALRDVERNPLAYAGAVDVSSYVKRDYAPLEQRITALAEHLRRIPEVLATARATLRPPLPRPFVDTAIDVYEGTVAYHESDLTAAARAAGPGDVWTAFERGNAAALAALRTFLQYLADQQPRAGDEFAIGEERFRMMLRTGEMVDLDLDRLLEIGRRDLDENTQRLRAACEAAAPGLAVRDAIKRQGADHPPADRLIEEAARVLDELRAFVEARGIVTIPSDVPCRVEPTPPFLRWAFAMMDTAGPFEPSSDSFYYVTPPEPGWTAAQTEEWLTKFDYATLRDVGVHEVYPGHYVHFLHVRRLGRPLRQVLTSYAFVEGWAHDCEAVMLEQGFRPDDAALRIAQLAEALLRDVRFIAAIEMHTRGMRVEDAAALFVDHAYLEPLPAEKEAVRGTFDPGYLNYTLGKLMVRRLRDDARAQAGGGFDLRAFHDALLGLGAPPVPLARRTLLGDAAGVLPD